The Plasmodium malariae genome assembly, chromosome: 3 genome window below encodes:
- the PmUG01_03010200 gene encoding fam-l protein, with amino-acid sequence MKLLFLIKFAVYIFLTWVHNLSRYLRTFNNNLDWSYKLSRKIDKRTYRLLENYKNDKYLSIIGLKEETSYKGQNEKKYICTNEKGNQVKKKQKSRSSLNNGESNKQDMKNKSCIFETKIYSHLEKKVFKELDYVDFIKNNKAISDKLYKKIILKKCGLRISLPLLLFLLLSISLILDLFVGYGPVYVLKVILKSFDDKYYSTIAKNFYSAVGPFGDFFRELFTIYKVADGATIVKKLNTVNGLFGILIHFLPFIILGVIIISGIIYYHKKVKKYEKIKFRRR; translated from the exons atgaaactactgtttttaattaaatttgcTGTGTATATCTTTTTAACTTGGGTTCACAACTTAAGCAGATATTTG AGGACGTTTAATAACAATTTGGATTGGAGCTACAAGCTTAGTagaaaaatagataaaaggACTTATCGATTACtagaaaattataagaatGATAAGTATTTAAGTATTATTGGATTAAAGGAAGAGACATCATATAAAGGACagaacgaaaaaaaatatatatgtactaatgaaaaaggaaaccaagtaaaaaaaaaacaaaaaagtagAAGTTCATTAAACAATGGAGAAAGTAATAAACaagatatgaaaaataaatcttgtatttttgaaacaaaaatatattctcatttagaaaaaaaagtattcaaagaacttgattatgtagactttattaaaaacaaCAAGGCAATTAGTGATAagttatacaaaaaaataatacttaaaaaatgtgGGCTACGAATTTCCTTACctttattattgttcttATTATTATCGATATCACTAATTTTGGATTTATTTGTGGGTTATGGTCCTGTATATGTATTGaaagtaatattaaaatcTTTTGATGATAAATACTACAGTACGATagcaaaaaatttttatagtgCTGTAGGTCCTTTTGGGGATTTTTTCAGGGAattatttactatatataaagtagCTGATGGGGCTACTATTGTAAAGAAATTGAATACAGTGAATGGTTTATTTGGTATtctaatacattttttacctttcattatattaggtgttataattatatcaGGAATTATTTACTACcacaaaaaagttaaaaaatatgaaaaaattaagttcaggagaagataa